GCGGCGCGGACCAGCGCGACGAGGCGTCGCACGCCCTCGAGCCGTGCGCCGCCCTTGCCGAGTACGGTGGTGTGGGCGCCGGCGGCACGCGCGGCCTCGAGCGCCGGACCGTCCAAGTTGAGGGCGACCACGTGCGACTCGATGTCGGGCGCCGCGTGGCGGACATGCTCGACCACCACCGTCTCGGCGCCTCCGCGGCGCATCGATTCGACCACGTGCAACACCTTCATCGCGAGGCTCCCGCACGCCCGGTCGACATCAGGAGCTGGAACGTGCGCTCGAAGTTCGACTCGACGTCGAAACCCTCGTGTACGCGGCGGCGTGCCGCCTCGCCGAGCCGGTCGAGTGCCGCCGGATCACGAAGCAGCGGCTCGATCGCGGCCACCATCGCTTCGACATCGTCCGGTGCGGTCAGCGTGCCGGTCACGCCGTGTGTGACCGCCTCTTCGAGTCCCGCAGCCTGGGTACCCGCGCATGCGAGCCCCATTCCCATCGCCTCGACGATCACGTTGGGAATCCCGTCGCGGCGACCGTTCGAGAGCACCCGGCTCGGAGCGAGCAGCAGCCACGCGCTGCGATAGAGCGGCAGGATGTCTCGTTGCGGCAACGCGCCGCGGAAGGTCGCGGCATCGGTGACGCCGAGCTCCGCCGCCAGTGTCGCAAGACGCTCGCGTTCGGGACCGTCGCCGACCAGTTCCAGCCGCGCATCGAAGCCGCGCTCGCGCAGCCGCGCCAGCACCCGGATCGCGGTGTCGTAACCCTTGCCTGCGTGCAGGCGTCCGACGGTCAGGAACTGCGGGGTGGCCGCACGCACGCGTCCGCTACCGTCGAAGCGCGTCAG
This portion of the Candidatus Eisenbacteria bacterium genome encodes:
- a CDS encoding glycosyltransferase family 4 protein, which produces MNSVVYVTTAFPTQAFFLENEVHRLLARGVRVRVLRLRGPGQNVQPEHRVLEAVTTSVGSPFAPAGWLALLRWLIRKPHVLIPDALRMIWASRGSLYALAGHIGYLPAAARVASLVERERFDRIHGGWAHFPGSVAYLAARLTGRRFSLAAHAGSDLYRTQAFLAEKVRAADFVAACVRGNAEMLRTLAGPASHVEWIYHGVDLTRFDGSGRVRAATPQFLTVGRLHAGKGYDTAIRVLARLRERGFDARLELVGDGPERERLATLAAELGVTDAATFRGALPQRDILPLYRSAWLLLAPSRVLSNGRRDGIPNVIVEAMGMGLACAGTQAAGLEEAVTHGVTGTLTAPDDVEAMVAAIEPLLRDPAALDRLGEAARRRVHEGFDVESNFERTFQLLMSTGRAGASR